From the Solanum stenotomum isolate F172 chromosome 4, ASM1918654v1, whole genome shotgun sequence genome, one window contains:
- the LOC125862590 gene encoding probable xyloglucan endotransglucosylase/hydrolase protein 26: protein MFKMGSSLVLSLANLLIISTIVLFDSLVMVNGVFSDNMYINWGSHNSWMQGDDLQLVLDQSSGSGVQSKGTFLFGSIEMQIKLVPGNSAGTVTAYYLSSTGDKHDEIDFEFLGNISGQPYIIHTNIFTQGAGGREQQFYPWFDPTTDYHNYTIHWNPNAVVWYVDDIPIRVYKNYQSQGIPYPNAQAMGVYSSLWNADSWATRGGLVKCDWTNAPFIAKYRNFAPRACAWNGPISISQCATQTPNNWYTAPEYNQLSYAKQGQMEWVRNNYMIYDYCKDTKRFNGQFPGECFKPQF, encoded by the exons ATGTTCAAAATGGGCAGCTCTCTAGTTCTTTCATTGGCTAATTTGTTGATTATTTCAACAATTGTGTTATTTGATTCTTTAGTTATGGTTAATGGTGTTTTCTCAGATAATATGTACATTAATTGGGGTTCCCATAATTCTTGGATGCAAGGAGATGATCTTCAACTTGTCCTTGATCAATCCTCAG GTTCAGGTGTACAATCAAAAGGAACATTTCTATTTGGAAGTATAGAAATGCAAATTAAATTGGTACCTGGAAATTCTGCTGGAACAGTCACTGCATACTAT TTATCCTCAACTGGTGACAAGCATGATGAAATCGACTTCGAGTTTCTAGGAAATATATCAGGGCAACCATATATTATACACACAAATATATTTACCCAAGGTGCAGGAGGCAGGGAACAACAATTCTATCCATGGTTTGATCCAACTACTGATTATCATAACTACACCATTCATTGGAACCCCAATGCAGTCGT ATGGTACGTTGACGATATACCAATTAGAGTTTACAAAAACTATCAGAGCCAAGGCATTCCCTATCCGAACGCGCAAGCAATGGGGGTCTACTCTAGCCTTTGGAATGCTGATAGTTGGGCAACTAGAGGTGGTCTTGTCAAATGTGACTGGACCAATGCTCCATTTATAGCGAAGTACCGAAATTTCGCCCCACGGGCGTGTGCTTGGAACGGACCCATTAGCATTAGTCAATGTGCAACTCAAACTCCAAATAATTGGTATACTGCTCCTGAGTACAATCAATTGAGTTATGCAAAACAAGGTCAAATGGAATGGGTTAGGAACAATTACATGATTTATGATTATTGCAAAGATACAAAGAGATTCAATGGACAATTTCCTGGAGAGTGTTTTAAACCTCAATTCTAA